In Acidobacteriota bacterium, the sequence CGCCCGCGTGGCGAAGATCCGCGAGCAGAAGAAGGCCGAATACGAGCGGGTCGGCGCGAAGCTGACGTTCATGTCGTTCATCGCCAAGGCGGTCTGCGACGGGCTGCGCCACGTGCCGGTCATCAACGCCTCGGTCGACGGCGACCACATCGTCTACAAGCAGGACATCAACCTCGGCATCGCGGTGGCGCTTGATTGGGGCCTCATCGTGCCCGTCATCCGCAACGCCGACGAGAAGAACCTGCTCGGGCTGAGCCGCGCGATCCTCGACGTGGCGACGCGGGCCCGCGCCAAGCAGCTCAAGCCCGAGGAGGTGCAGGGCGGCACCTTCACCATCACGAACCCCGGCGTCTTCGGCACGCTGTTCGGCATGCCGATCATCAGCCAGCCCCAGGTGGCCATCCTCGGCGTCGGCGCCATCGAGAAGCGGGTCGTCGTCACCGACGACGACGCGATCGTCGTGCGCCCTCGGGCGTACATGAGCATCGGCTACGACCACCGCCTGGTGGACGGCGCGGTGGCCGACGAGTTCATGTCACGCGTGAAGAAGACGATCGAGGAGTTCGACCCGGCGGCCGCGTGACGCTGCCGTGGCCTCTCCGTTGCCCCTCCTCGAGGTCAGAACGCTCGGCCGGATCGACTACGCCGAGGGGCTCGCACTCCAGCGCGAGCTGGTCGAGGCGCGACGCCGGGGCGAGATCCCAGACCAGCTGCTCCTCCTCGAGCACCCGCACGTCATCACGCTCGGCGTGAAGGTCCGCACCGACCGCTCGCACATTCTGGCCGACGAGGCGGCACTCACCGACCGTGGCGTCACGGTGCACGAGGCCGGGCGGGGCGGCGATGTGACCTACCATGGCCCCGGGCAGCTCGTGGGCTACCCCATCCTCGATCTCGCTCCGGACCGACGCGACCTCCACCGCTACGTGCGCGACCTCGAGGAAACGCTGATCCGGACCGTCGCGCGCTTCGGCATCGAGGCGGGGCGGGTCCAGGGGCTGACGGGGGTGTGGGTGGGACGCGAGAAGGTGGCGGCCATCGGCGTGCGGATCTCGCGGTGGATCACGAGCCACGGCTTCGCGCTCAACGTCGCCCCCGACCTCGCCTACTTCGACCTCATCGTGCCCTGCGGCATCAGCGATCGCGGCGTGACGTCGATGGCGCGACTGACCGGGCGGCCGCTGACGCCCGACGACGTGGCGCCGGTCGTGGCCGCGGAGTTCGGTGCGGTCTTCGGCCGAATCTTCGCCATGTGATCGCCTCCGATAAAATCTACTCAAAATCTGTTCATAAGGTGTAAATCGGGAATAGGCGGGCGGGTACCGGTGTTTTCATCACCGGAGGACGGAAACATGACCCGCCACACCGACCACGAACTCGAACTCATCACGCGTCTCCGCTCGGGCGACCCGACCGCCGTCGACGACCTCGCTGCGGCCTACGGCCCGCGTATCTTCCAGCTGGCGCTCCGCTACATGAAGAACCGGGAGGACGCCGAGGAGGTGGCGCAGGACGTCCTGCTCAAGGTCTACCGGAAGATCGACGCCTTCCGCGGCGACTCGGCCCTCTCCTCGTGGATCTACCGCATCACCTTCAACGCGGCGATGTCGCGCCTGCGCAACGCGCGCTTCAGCCGGCCGGCCGAGGTGTCCGAAGAGGACCTTCGGCTGCAGGGCGGCGACGAGCGCAGCCGGCCGGGCCTCGAGCCGCCGGACTGGTCGATGATGGCCGACGAGGCGCTGATGCGGGCGCAGATGCGCAAGCGTCTCGAAGACGCCATGGAGGAGCTGCCGCCCATCTATCGCGTCCCGGTGGTGCTCCGCGACATCAAGGGGCTGACCACGGAAGAGGCGAGCGCCGTGCTCAACGTCAAGACCCAGACGCTCAAGTCGCGCCTGCACCGCGGGCGCCTCATCCTCCGGCAGCGGCTCGCGGACTTCGCGGGCGGGCTGTCGCTCTACCCGGCAACCTCGTAACCACGAGGTCGCCGTTCACATAGCCCCGACGGGACGTTCAGGCTTGCGGCAGCAGGCTGCCGCCTGCGGCCGGGCGCCGGCCGCCGCAAGCCGAACGTTCCCTCTGGGATGGACAGACCCGACTGCTTGCGCCTGCCCCGGGCGCGGCGGGTAGGCCGTCGGCGGGTAGGCCGTCGGTCCGGGGCGGCAGAGTCCGGGTAAGATGCCGCCATGACCACTCCCTTTCTCTCAGGCAAGGTCGCCCTCGTGACAGGGGGCTCGAGGGGTATCGGCTACGGCATCGCCGACGCGCTGCTCGCCAACGGGGCCAGCGTCGTCTTCACGGGAGCCCGGACCGATTCGGTCGCGGCCGCCGACACGCGCCTCTCGGCGACCTACGGCCGGCGCGTGCTCGGCGTCGTCGCCGACGTTCGCGACCTCGAGGCGGTCCGCACCGCGGTCGGCCAGACGACCGCCGAGTTCGGCGGCCTCGACATCCTGGTCAACAACGCGGGCATCGGGCGCTTCAAGCCGCTGGCCGACTTCACGCCCGACGAGTGGCGCGAGGTCATCGACATCAACCTCACCGGCGTCTTCCACTGCTGCCACTGCGCGATTCCGGCCCTCCGCGCGCGAGGTGGCGGCTGGATCTTCAACATCAGCAGTCTGGCGGGCAAGAACGCCATCCTCGGCGGCGGCGCTTACTGCGCCTCGAAGTCGGGCCTCAACGCGTTCAGCGAGGTCCTGATGCAGGAGCTGCGCGAGGACGACATCCGCGTCAGCTACGTGATGCCCGGCTCGGTGTCGACGGAGTTCAACGACCGCAAACCGGGGCCCTCGGAGAGCTGGAAGCTCACGGCCGACGACATCGCACGGGTCGTCGTCGACCTGCTCCGCCACGACCCGCGCAGCCTGCCGAGCCGCGTCGAGATCAGGCCGTCGAGGCCTCCGAAGAAGTAGGCCGCCGTCCCCGGACCCACCAGGCTGCCGCCGGCACGAGGAAGAAAAGGCCGAGGGCCAGCGTGAGAGGGCGGGGCCCGAGGGCGAACGCGTCGAGCACGCGCGCAGTTGCGTAGCTCGACACCGAAACCGCCAGCGTCAGGAGGGCGAACTCAATGGCGAAGATCCGGCCGCGCACGTGGTCGGGGACCGTCACCTGCAGCAGCACGGCGCTCGCCACCCACAGCACCGAGCCCCCCACGTGCGCGCCGACGACGGCGAGGCTCGCCATCCAGAGGCTCGGCGCTCCTGCCAGCGCGATGTAGAACAGGGCCACCGTGAAAAACGCCGGCCCGATGCCCCGTCGCAGGCGGAGCACGCTCGTCCCGAGCAGCCGCCCGGTGAGCAGCGAGCCGACACCCGCGCCGACGCCGCGGGCCGCGTACAGCACGCCGATCGCTGCCGCCGTGCTGCCACCCAAGGGGAAGACCCGTTCGCCGAAGATCGTGAGCAACAGGAGCACACCCCCCGCCAGGCCCCAGACCCCCTTGATGCCGACGTACGCCGCGACGTCGCGGTGGGCGCGCAGGTAGCGCAGCCCGTCGACGAAGCCCCTGCCGTGTCCCGGCGCCGCCGCGCCGTCCGGCGTCGCCAGGTCTCGCCCGAGCCTGATTCGGGCGATGAAGACCGCCGACGCGAAAAACGACGCCGAGTTGATGAGGAACGCCGTTTCGCGGCCAGCCAGGGCCGTGACGGCGCCGCCCGCGGCCGCGCCGATGGCCAGCATCACCGACCACGTGGCGCTCGCGAGGGCGTTTGCGGGCATCAACTCGTCGCGCGATGCCACGAGCGGCAGGATCGCCGACCGCGAGGGCTCGAAGAACGCCGTCGCGGAAACGGCCAGGGCGATGACGAGGTAGGCGATCCAGATCTGGTCGGCGTCGCGAACCAGCAGCAGGCCGAGCACGAGGATCCCGCGGACGACGTCGGCGGCGACCATCACGTGCCGGCGGTCCATCCGGTCGATCACGACGCCGGCGAGCGGCCCCACGAGCGACGAGGGCAGCTGCTGCACCACCATCATGAGCGCCACGGCCGTGGCCGACCCGGTCAGGTCGAGGACGAGCGCGTACACGGCGACGGCGTTGAACCAGTCACCGAGCTGGCTGACGATCTGCCCGAACCACAACATCCGGAAGTTGCGGTTCCGCCAGACGAGCTCTCCGTACGACCGCTCGCGTGGCGCGGCAGCGGGCTGGTCGGCGACCCCGCTCACACCAGGCCCGCGCGCGGCCCCAGCAGGGTTGCGAGGACGCCGATGTCGATGTTGGCGCCCGACACGATCGCGACCACGGGCCCGCGATCGATCGGCACGCGTCCGGCGGCGATCGCGGCGACCGCCATCACCCCGGCGCCTTCGGCGACCAGCCGCTCCTCGGCCACCAGATCGACGATGCCGGCGCCGATGTCCGCCTCGGACAACGCGACGACCTGCGGCGCGCGATCGCGGATGATGTCGAACGTCACACTTCCCGCTTCGAGGTTGCCGGCAAGCCCGTCGGCCAGCGTGTCACCGACCTCGATCGGGACAATCCGCCCGGCGGCGAGTGAGGTGGAGAAGGCCGGACTGCGTTCGGCCTCGACGCCCACCACCGCCACGCGCGGCCGGTGTGGTTCGACCGCGAGCGCGATGCCGGCCAGCAGTCCGCCGCCGCCGAGCGGCACGACGATCGCGCCCACGTCTGGCTTCTGCTGCAGGATCTCCAGGCCGACGGTGCCGGCGCCCGCGATCACGTCGGGATGGTTGTAGGGGGAGACGTAGACGCGACCGGGCTCCACGGCGAGCTCCAGCGCTCGCCCTTCGGCATCGTCGTAGTCGTCGGCGATCGCACGAAGGTCGGCGCCGAGACGGCTGATGGCGTCGCGTTTGGCGCGGGGCGCCGACGCCGGCGTGACGACCGTGCAGGGCAGGCCTGCCTGTGAAGCGGCCCAGGCGAGCGCGGCGCCGTGATTGCCCGCCGAGGCGGTGACGAGCCGGAGCGGCTCCGGCTGGCGGCCCTGGGCCGTCGAGGCCGCGTCGTGCGCGCGGGACGAGACGAGGCGCTCGACCGCGTTGACCGCCCCGCGCACCTTGAACGATCGCGTGGGTTGCAGCGTTTCGAGCTTGAGCCAGACGGGGATGCCGAGCACGCGCGACAGCCAGGCCGACTCGACGAGCGGGGACGGCTGAAGGCGTGTGGCGATGCGCTGGCGCGCGGCGGCGAAGTCGGCAGCCGACGGCCGGGTCACAGGCGGCCCGACAGGATGTCGCCGAGGTGCGCCGTGAACGTCGAGCGAGCGAAGACCTCGTCGATTCCCGCCGCCCGGGCCTCGCCGATGCGGGCGGCGTGGACGTGCGAGACGAAGCCCACGACGCGGGTGCCGGCCAGGGCCGGGTCGCGCTTCAGCGCGCGGATCGTCTCGACCGGATCGACCTTCGCACTGTCGAGGTCGAAGACGACGAGCCTGGGGTGGCGCGCGTTCACCTCGGCGTGAATGACGTCCGGGGTGCGGGCGAAGACGATCTCGAGGCCGAGGCGCTTCGCGACCGTGCGAATCTTCGAGGAGAAGAGGAGGTCGTCAACAGCGGCGATGATCATGACGCTCGGCTATTATAGACACCCATGATCCTCGAGACCTTCGCCGTCGGGCCGTTCTACAAGAACGCCGTGCTGCTCGGGTGCGAGGCCACGCGCGAGGCGGTCGTCGTCGACCCGGGCGACGAGGTGGACGAACTGCTCGAGGCCGTGTCGGCCCGCCAACTCGCGGTCAGGTACATCCTGCTGACCCACGCCCACATCGACCACGTCACGGGGGTCGGACGGGCGAAGGCTGCGCTCGGCGTGCCCATCGTCCTGCATCGCGACGACCTGTTCCTCTACGAGCGCGCGCCGGAGATCGGCCGGATGTACGGCATGCACGTCGCCCCGCTCCCCCCCGTCGACGAGTACTACGAGCCGGGTGGCCGGTGGACCTTCGGGCGCTACGAGGCCCGCCCCCACCACACGCCGGGGCACTGCCCGGGCGGGGTCTGTCTCGAGATAGTGGGGCCAGACGTCACCCCGCCGCTGCTCGTCGTCGGCGACACGCTGTTTGCCGGGTCGATTGGTCGCACCGATCTGCCCGGCGGCGATCTCTCGACGCTCATGCGATCGATCCGCGACGTGCTCCTGCCCTTCGGCGACGAGGCGCGCGTCCTGTCGGGTCACGGGCCCGAGACGACCATCGGCCGGGAGCGCCGCACGAACCCCTTCCTGCAGCCAGATTCGCCCGGCTGACGGCCGCGTCTCGCCGGGGCTGAAGCCCCGGGTCACTCCTCGGTGGCTTCGGCGACGACCGGCGCGCCGTCGTGTGCCACCTCGAACTCCACACGCCCGACACGAACGCGGTCGCCCGTGATGAGCACGGCGCGCTGGATGCGCCGATTGTTCACGAACGTGCCGTTCGTGCTGCGGAGGTCCTCGACCTCGAGGCGGTCGGTCTCGGAGCACGTCAGCCGGCAGTGCACGCGCGAGACGAGCGGGGCGTCGAGCACGAAGTCGGCCCGGATGGCCCGGCCGAGGGTCTTCATGCTGCCGGGGAGGAGGCGAAAGGTGGCGGGCCCGTCGTCTGGGCCCGCCAGCGTGCGGAGAATCCACATGGGGGCGTGGAGTGGTCAGGACGCCTTGATGGCGTTGATCAGATCGACGATGGCCTTCTTGCCGTCCGAGAAGAACATCAGGGTCTTGTCGAGCGCGAAGAGCGGGTTGGGGATGCCGGCGAACCCCGGGCTCAGGCTGCGCTTG encodes:
- the lipB gene encoding lipoyl(octanoyl) transferase LipB, coding for MPLLEVRTLGRIDYAEGLALQRELVEARRRGEIPDQLLLLEHPHVITLGVKVRTDRSHILADEAALTDRGVTVHEAGRGGDVTYHGPGQLVGYPILDLAPDRRDLHRYVRDLEETLIRTVARFGIEAGRVQGLTGVWVGREKVAAIGVRISRWITSHGFALNVAPDLAYFDLIVPCGISDRGVTSMARLTGRPLTPDDVAPVVAAEFGAVFGRIFAM
- a CDS encoding sigma-70 family RNA polymerase sigma factor → MTRHTDHELELITRLRSGDPTAVDDLAAAYGPRIFQLALRYMKNREDAEEVAQDVLLKVYRKIDAFRGDSALSSWIYRITFNAAMSRLRNARFSRPAEVSEEDLRLQGGDERSRPGLEPPDWSMMADEALMRAQMRKRLEDAMEELPPIYRVPVVLRDIKGLTTEEASAVLNVKTQTLKSRLHRGRLILRQRLADFAGGLSLYPATS
- a CDS encoding SDR family oxidoreductase gives rise to the protein MTTPFLSGKVALVTGGSRGIGYGIADALLANGASVVFTGARTDSVAAADTRLSATYGRRVLGVVADVRDLEAVRTAVGQTTAEFGGLDILVNNAGIGRFKPLADFTPDEWREVIDINLTGVFHCCHCAIPALRARGGGWIFNISSLAGKNAILGGGAYCASKSGLNAFSEVLMQELREDDIRVSYVMPGSVSTEFNDRKPGPSESWKLTADDIARVVVDLLRHDPRSLPSRVEIRPSRPPKK
- a CDS encoding MFS transporter; protein product: MSGVADQPAAAPRERSYGELVWRNRNFRMLWFGQIVSQLGDWFNAVAVYALVLDLTGSATAVALMMVVQQLPSSLVGPLAGVVIDRMDRRHVMVAADVVRGILVLGLLLVRDADQIWIAYLVIALAVSATAFFEPSRSAILPLVASRDELMPANALASATWSVMLAIGAAAGGAVTALAGRETAFLINSASFFASAVFIARIRLGRDLATPDGAAAPGHGRGFVDGLRYLRAHRDVAAYVGIKGVWGLAGGVLLLLTIFGERVFPLGGSTAAAIGVLYAARGVGAGVGSLLTGRLLGTSVLRLRRGIGPAFFTVALFYIALAGAPSLWMASLAVVGAHVGGSVLWVASAVLLQVTVPDHVRGRIFAIEFALLTLAVSVSSYATARVLDAFALGPRPLTLALGLFFLVPAAAWWVRGRRPTSSEASTA
- a CDS encoding pyridoxal-phosphate dependent enzyme, with product MTRPSAADFAAARQRIATRLQPSPLVESAWLSRVLGIPVWLKLETLQPTRSFKVRGAVNAVERLVSSRAHDAASTAQGRQPEPLRLVTASAGNHGAALAWAASQAGLPCTVVTPASAPRAKRDAISRLGADLRAIADDYDDAEGRALELAVEPGRVYVSPYNHPDVIAGAGTVGLEILQQKPDVGAIVVPLGGGGLLAGIALAVEPHRPRVAVVGVEAERSPAFSTSLAAGRIVPIEVGDTLADGLAGNLEAGSVTFDIIRDRAPQVVALSEADIGAGIVDLVAEERLVAEGAGVMAVAAIAAGRVPIDRGPVVAIVSGANIDIGVLATLLGPRAGLV
- a CDS encoding MBL fold metallo-hydrolase; its protein translation is MILETFAVGPFYKNAVLLGCEATREAVVVDPGDEVDELLEAVSARQLAVRYILLTHAHIDHVTGVGRAKAALGVPIVLHRDDLFLYERAPEIGRMYGMHVAPLPPVDEYYEPGGRWTFGRYEARPHHTPGHCPGGVCLEIVGPDVTPPLLVVGDTLFAGSIGRTDLPGGDLSTLMRSIRDVLLPFGDEARVLSGHGPETTIGRERRTNPFLQPDSPG
- a CDS encoding FHA domain-containing protein: MWILRTLAGPDDGPATFRLLPGSMKTLGRAIRADFVLDAPLVSRVHCRLTCSETDRLEVEDLRSTNGTFVNNRRIQRAVLITGDRVRVGRVEFEVAHDGAPVVAEATEE